From a single Pleurodeles waltl isolate 20211129_DDA chromosome 10, aPleWal1.hap1.20221129, whole genome shotgun sequence genomic region:
- the LOC138262337 gene encoding olfactory receptor 1F1-like: protein MDKGNQTTLTEFILLGFSDLGEHQKFLFVLFLMMYILTLFGNIIIVTLIVKDSCLHTPMYYLLSCLSVVDIGFTSTTIPNLLINLLLEGKTISFMGCFTQMFFAHSIGNMDSFLLALMAYDRYVAICRPLHYTMMMNIKMLLFLVSGSWVIVCLHSLHYTVRTSRLTYCGSNKIYHFYCEIAPLLKLSCSDLTIITLIVMVEAGFILGVPFLCIVISYVHILNTIIKMPTAIAKRKTFSTCSSHIAVVTLFYWSTVSVFVRPPSSTSVLSDRFLSLMYLAVTPMLNPFIYSLRNKDVIGALRKALGR from the coding sequence ATGGATAAAGGCAATCAAACTACTTTGACTGAATTCATCCTTTTGGGATTTTCTGACCTTGGTGAGCATCAGAAATTCCTCTTTGTCCTCTTTCTCATGATGTACATCCTCACACTTTTTGGAAACATTATTATCGTCACACTGATTGTCAAGGACTCTTGTCTTCACACACCCATGTACTATCTTCTCAGCTGCTTGTCAGTGGTAGATATAGGTTTCACCTCCACTACCATCCCTAACCTTTTAATCAACCTCCTCCTTGAAGGTAAGACAATCTCCTTTATGGGCTGTTTCACACAGATGTTCTTCGCCCACTCCATCGGTAACATGGATAGTTTCCTTCTGGCACTCATGGCCTATGACAGGTATGTGGCCATCTGCCGGCCTCTTCATTACACCATGATGATGAATATAAAGATGTTATTGTTCCTGGTATCAGGATCATGGGTGATTGTGTGTTTGCATTCATTACACTACACAGTGAGGACCTCTAGATTAACATACTGTGGCTCCAACAAGATTTATCACTTCTACTGTGAAATTGCACCTCTCTTGAAGCTCTCCTGCTCAGATCTCACCATTATTACACTCATAGTAATGGTAGAGGCAGGCTTCATTCTGGGTGTACCATTCCTGTGTATTGTAATTTCCTATGTGCACATCCTCAACACCATAATTAAAATGCCAACTGCCATTGCCAAGCGTAAGACTTTCTCCACCTGTTCTTCACACATTGCTGTTGTCACACTCTTCTACTGGTCAACAGTTTCAGTTTTTGTACGGCCTCCTTCATCAACATCTGTTCTTTCAGATCGTTTCTTAAGTTTAATGTACCTAGCAGTGACTCCGATGTTGAACCCTTTCATCTACAGTTTAAGAAACAAAGACGTCATAGGGGCTTTACGGAAAGCACTTGGAAGGTAG